In Penaeus vannamei isolate JL-2024 chromosome 4, ASM4276789v1, whole genome shotgun sequence, a single window of DNA contains:
- the LOC138861502 gene encoding uncharacterized protein — translation MVSHWYWYQAVTVVPTALGIKPGIVPGIELGIVPGIKPEIKPGIKPEIEPGIVPGIKPEIEPGIEPGIVPGIKPEIEPGIEPEIEPGIVPGIKPEIEPGNVPGIKPEIEPGIKPEIEPGIEPEIEPGIVPGIKPEIEPGNVPGIKPEIEPGIVPGIKPEIEPGIEPEIEPGIVPGIKPEIEPGNVPGIKPEIEPGIVPGIKPEIEPGIVPGIKPEIKPGIEPGIRRLPVYEAAAGMEEPKSVPSIVEAARGYARVDVRKNPSRSESYRGFNVKDVGYFCMWVQCGINRTHME, via the exons ATGGTGTCTCATTGGTACTGGTATCAAGCTGTGACGGTGGTACCAACAGCTTTGG GAATCAAACCAGGAATCGTACCGGGAATCGAGCTAGGAATCGTACCGGGAATAAAACCGGAAATCAAACCAGGAATCAAACCGGAAATCGAACCGGGAATCGTACCAGGAATCAAACCGGAAATTGAACCAGGAATCGAACCAGGAATCGTACCAGGAATCAAACCGGAAATCGAGCCTGGAATCGAACCGGAAATCGAACCAGGAATCGTACCGGGAATAAAACCGGAAATCGAACCGGGAAACGTACCAGGAATCAAACCGGAAATTGAACCAGGAATCAAACCGGAAATCGAGCCTGGAATCGAACCGGAAATCGAACCAGGAATCGTACCGGGAATAAAACCGGAAATCGAACCGGGAAACGTACCAGGAATCAAACCGGAAATTGAACCAGGAATCGTACCAGGAATCAAACCGGAAATCGAGCCTGGAATCGAACCGGAAATCGAACCAGGAATCGTACCGGGAATAAAACCGGAAATCGAACCGGGAAACGTACCAGGAATCAAACCGGAAATTGAACCAGGAATCGTACCAGGAATCAAACCGGAAATCGAACCAGGAATCGTACCGGGAATAAAACCGGAAATCAAACCAGGAATCGAACCAGGAATC AGAAGGCTCCCAGTTTATGAAGCGGCTGCGGGGATGGAGGAGCCCAAGTCCGTACCCAGCATCGTCGAAGCGGCACGCGGGTACGCTCGTGTGGATGTGAGGAAGAACCCGTCTCGCAGCGAGAGTTATCGGGGCTTTAATGTGAAGGACGTCGGGTATTTTTGCATGTGGGTGCAGTGCGGTATTAATAGGACTCATATGGAGTAG